The Synechococcales cyanobacterium T60_A2020_003 genome includes a region encoding these proteins:
- a CDS encoding DUF4347 domain-containing protein produces MFIDSGLDHYQHLAEGTVEGVEVVILDPHQDGIEQITHVLQSRQNVEAVHILSHAAPGVLSLGNTQLSPSTLPSYCPSLQSWSSALSKTAEILLYGCRFAANTAGRSLVQHLARLTQATVAASDTLTGAASLGGDWNLAVRTAPMQAIPAFRTDVLQTYSAVMPEFNWSDPDIDWPDGSIGTVVFENVDGTDVDFTISVDPTDGVAFGSAGGVQTPDDTDFLEGGEDLPQESLHITMDNETLQDVVTTTVTVSRPVKNVRFQVYDIDEEFATQGWQDEVVIIGFFGDTVVFPTLTANPGATYTIQDNIATGVGNAPNTGPDSDTGTLNVLFNSPITSYQVIYRNGPDAATDPGEQGISILSNIFFRTGDRFPDTDDSRLRIAPGNTALVPGLGGSDPDGRVVRFRVTSIPDAAQGTLFLGNPDNGGTELSEGDRIRARQIDTVFFQASNSFTGDTFEYAAIDNDGNQDPTPGVVRLRPKNPDSGSSNQRPNTNDVDKRVQPDSVKRLRGLSGTDPDGTVEQFRIETLPAPRQGTLFFGNPNRNNATAVVRRQIIDATDISNLFFQSTANFSSTSFKYAAIDNEGARDRTPATVSLRSKGTPTNRPPETVPFIATVPPNAVVQLIEEPSGQSFEATDPDGDDTIETFTILKLPPKRFGELFIGDPGRRGTSVVKEEPIDIAQIDQIFFASAEAFNSELGATPFRIRYTATDDQGASDPTPARVLVAPEAGVPRPPCRPGETIKGTPRNDRLSGGPDADQIFGRDGNDSLRGRLCDDLVIGGNGNDLVLGQAGNDILDGGEGSDRLEGGSGRDLLKGRSGQDSLSGQDGNDNLRGGKDKDFLSGGAGDDILLGRSDDDEIAGDDGNDSIIGGRGDDRIQGGDGEDTIQGKSGNDRIQGNLGNDRIQGDRGDDTISARIGRDIVNGGLRNDIINGDAGRDRLRGENGDDRISGGAGRDRLCGNAGNDRLRGNQGNDIASGGRDNDFLSGRNGDDRLRGASGNDVARGNGGDDTLIGNRGQDRLNGRQDNDTIIGGKAEDVLTGGRGSDTFVYRTIRDGGETGDAIRRFSTREDFIDLSELFSKKQFANQRKFSRYVSLTQVGNGTQLDIDIAGEDGDKFRPFALLRGVNVDTIDRTNFIL; encoded by the coding sequence GTGTTCATAGACTCGGGTTTAGATCACTATCAACATTTAGCCGAAGGCACCGTAGAGGGCGTTGAGGTTGTCATTCTAGACCCCCATCAGGACGGAATTGAACAGATTACCCATGTTCTGCAATCCCGACAAAATGTAGAAGCCGTACACATCCTTTCCCACGCCGCACCGGGCGTCCTGTCCTTAGGAAACACACAGCTAAGCCCATCCACTCTACCTAGCTACTGTCCATCCCTCCAAAGCTGGTCGAGTGCCCTATCCAAAACTGCTGAAATTCTCCTATATGGCTGTAGATTCGCGGCCAACACCGCAGGGCGATCGCTCGTTCAGCACCTCGCCCGTTTAACTCAGGCAACCGTTGCCGCATCCGATACGCTTACAGGAGCCGCCTCCCTAGGTGGGGACTGGAATCTGGCGGTACGCACGGCTCCCATGCAAGCCATTCCCGCCTTCCGCACCGACGTGCTGCAAACCTACAGTGCCGTTATGCCGGAGTTCAACTGGTCAGATCCGGACATTGATTGGCCTGATGGCAGCATTGGCACCGTCGTCTTCGAAAACGTTGATGGTACAGACGTAGACTTCACCATCAGCGTAGATCCGACCGATGGCGTCGCCTTCGGTTCGGCAGGGGGTGTCCAAACACCGGATGACACGGATTTCCTGGAAGGGGGAGAGGATCTTCCCCAAGAGTCGCTCCACATCACGATGGACAACGAGACACTGCAAGACGTCGTCACCACAACGGTTACCGTCAGTCGTCCGGTCAAAAATGTCAGATTCCAGGTCTACGACATTGATGAGGAATTTGCGACCCAAGGGTGGCAAGACGAAGTCGTCATTATCGGATTCTTTGGCGATACCGTTGTTTTCCCAACCCTCACCGCCAATCCTGGAGCCACCTACACCATTCAGGACAACATTGCCACAGGGGTAGGTAATGCTCCTAACACGGGGCCAGACTCTGACACGGGAACTTTAAACGTTCTCTTCAATTCTCCCATTACCAGCTACCAAGTCATCTACCGCAACGGGCCAGACGCGGCGACCGATCCAGGGGAGCAGGGTATTTCCATTCTCAGCAACATCTTCTTCAGAACTGGCGATCGATTTCCCGACACCGATGATTCCCGACTTCGTATTGCTCCCGGTAATACAGCCCTAGTTCCCGGTCTCGGCGGCAGCGATCCCGATGGCAGAGTGGTGCGATTCCGCGTTACCTCCATCCCCGATGCTGCCCAAGGAACCCTATTCTTGGGTAATCCAGACAACGGTGGCACTGAACTCTCTGAGGGCGATCGCATCCGAGCCCGCCAAATCGACACCGTCTTCTTCCAAGCCAGCAACTCCTTCACAGGCGACACCTTCGAATACGCCGCCATCGATAACGACGGTAACCAAGACCCCACCCCAGGTGTTGTCCGCCTCCGTCCAAAAAATCCAGATTCAGGTTCATCGAACCAGCGTCCAAACACCAATGATGTCGATAAACGTGTCCAACCCGACTCCGTTAAACGCTTAAGGGGTCTCAGTGGCACCGATCCCGATGGCACCGTCGAACAGTTCCGCATCGAGACCCTCCCCGCCCCCCGGCAGGGCACCCTTTTCTTTGGAAACCCCAATCGCAACAACGCGACCGCCGTTGTCAGGCGGCAAATCATTGATGCCACCGACATCAGCAACCTATTTTTCCAATCCACTGCTAACTTTAGCTCTACCAGCTTTAAATACGCTGCCATCGATAACGAGGGCGCACGCGATCGCACCCCCGCAACGGTGAGCCTACGCAGCAAGGGCACACCCACGAACCGTCCTCCCGAAACAGTGCCCTTTATCGCCACCGTTCCACCCAACGCTGTTGTTCAATTAATCGAAGAGCCATCGGGTCAATCCTTTGAAGCGACCGATCCCGACGGAGACGACACCATTGAGACCTTTACAATCCTAAAACTGCCACCGAAACGGTTTGGCGAACTGTTTATCGGTGACCCAGGCAGACGCGGAACCTCTGTCGTCAAAGAAGAACCGATCGATATTGCTCAAATCGATCAAATCTTTTTTGCCTCGGCAGAAGCGTTCAACTCAGAGCTCGGCGCAACCCCCTTCCGGATTCGGTATACCGCTACGGACGATCAGGGCGCATCTGATCCCACGCCTGCACGAGTCCTTGTTGCGCCTGAAGCCGGTGTCCCTAGACCCCCATGCCGTCCGGGGGAAACCATCAAGGGAACCCCGCGCAATGACCGACTCTCCGGCGGGCCTGACGCCGATCAGATCTTCGGTAGAGACGGTAATGATAGTCTTCGCGGTCGCCTTTGCGATGATCTCGTTATTGGCGGCAATGGTAATGACTTAGTCCTAGGCCAAGCGGGGAACGATATTCTAGATGGTGGCGAAGGAAGCGATCGCCTTGAGGGGGGATCCGGCAGAGACCTTCTCAAAGGTCGATCAGGTCAGGATAGCCTCAGCGGCCAAGACGGGAACGATAATTTGCGCGGTGGCAAAGACAAAGATTTCCTCAGTGGCGGTGCCGGAGACGATATCCTGCTCGGCAGAAGCGATGATGACGAAATTGCCGGAGACGACGGTAACGACTCCATCATCGGCGGACGGGGCGACGATCGCATCCAAGGTGGCGATGGGGAAGATACCATCCAAGGAAAAAGCGGTAACGATCGCATCCAAGGTAACCTGGGGAACGATCGCATCCAAGGTGATCGAGGAGATGACACCATTTCTGCTCGGATTGGTCGAGATATTGTAAATGGTGGACTTAGAAACGACATCATAAATGGTGATGCAGGGCGCGATCGCCTCCGAGGCGAAAACGGGGACGATCGCATCAGCGGTGGTGCAGGGCGCGATCGCCTCTGTGGCAATGCAGGCAATGATCGTCTGCGCGGCAATCAAGGTAATGATATCGCCAGCGGCGGCAGAGATAACGACTTCCTCAGTGGTCGAAACGGTGACGATCGCCTCCGAGGTGCATCCGGAAATGACGTTGCCCGTGGCAATGGCGGTGACGATACCCTCATTGGCAACCGAGGCCAAGACCGCCTTAATGGTCGCCAAGACAACGACACCATTATTGGCGGTAAAGCCGAAGATGTACTCACAGGCGGCAGAGGCAGCGATACCTTCGTCTATCGCACCATTCGTGATGGTGGCGAAACCGGAGATGCTATCCGCAGATTCTCGACCCGTGAAGACTTCATCGATCTCAGTGAACTGTTTAGCAAAAAGCAGTTCGCCAACCAGCGGAAGTTTAGCCGCTACGTCAGCCTCACCCAAGTCGGTAACGGTACCCAGCTCGACATCGATATCGCTGGGGAAGACGGTGATAAGTTCCGCCCCTTTGCCTTACTTCGTGGTGTAAATGTAGACACCATCGATCGCACTAACTTCATCCTCTAA